A stretch of Vulpes vulpes isolate BD-2025 chromosome 4, VulVul3, whole genome shotgun sequence DNA encodes these proteins:
- the COA6 gene encoding cytochrome c oxidase assembly factor 6 homolog, with the protein MAAPSMKERQACWGARDEYWRCLDDNTEDASRCEKLRSSFEARCPQQWIKYFDKRRDYLKFKEKFEAGQFQPSKTTAKS; encoded by the exons ATGGCGGCCCCGTCCatgaaggagaggcaggcttgCTGGGGAGCCCGGGATGAGTACTGGAGGTGTCTGGACGACAACACAGAGGACGCGTCTCGGTGCGAGAAGTTAAGAAGCTCCTTCGAGGCCCGTTGTCCCCAGCAGTGG ataaaatattttgataaaagaaGAGACTACttaaagttcaaagaaaaatttgaagCAGGACAATTCCAGCCTTCAAAAACAACTGCAAAGTCCTAG